The nucleotide window TGCGGGCACACGCGCCAGCGCGTCGGTGAGGGCTTGGCGGTCGGCGACGTCGCAGGCGGCGAGGGTGACCTGTGCGCCGAGTTCTTGAAGTTCGGCGCGCAGTTCCCGGGCTCCGGGGGAGGTTTCGCCGCTGCGGCTGAGCAGCAGCAGGGACTGCACCTTGTGTTCGGTCACGAGGTGGCGGGCCACGATGGCGCCCAGGGTGCCGGTGGCGCCGGTGATCAGGACGGTGCCCTCACCCCAGTCCGGGCCCGCGCCGGTTGCGGCGGCGGGCACCAGACGCGGCGCCAGCAACTGCCCCTGACGCACGGCAACTTGCTCAAGCCCCGAGCCTGCGAGGGTCTGCAGGAGTCCGGCCACCTCGTCGGAGCCGGCCTGGGCCGGGCTCTCCTCCAGGTCGGCCAGGACGATCCGGCCCGGATGCTCCGACTGTGCCGAGCGCAACAGCCCCCACACCGCGGCGCCCGCCAGGTCGGTTACGCCCTCGCCGTTGACCGCGTCCAGCGCGCCCCGTGTCACCACGATCAGCCGCGAGTCCTCGAACCGGGCATCGCCCAGCCACGTCCGCAGCCATTGCAGAACCCCGCCCACCACACCACGCACCCCACCAGCAACATCCACGGAGGCAGAGGTCCGGCCGGATATCAGCGGTGCGGCGACCACGGCGGGTACGGACGCTTCGCCCCGGTCCACGGCCGAGGCGAGTGCTGCGAGATCGGCGTACGCAGGTGCGTCCGGCAGCGATTCCCCCAGAAGATTTTCCGTGTCTCCCAGGACGGCCCAGCTGCCGGTCGGCTCGTCGGCCGTGCCGGGCCCGACCGCCTCCCACTTCATGAGGAACTGGTCGTCGCCGCGCGTTCCGCCCGCCTCGGCCAGGGCTTCCTTCGACACCGGACGCAGTGCCAGCGACTCCACGGAGGCGACCAGCGCACCGGTCTCGTCGACCGCGGTCAGCGAGACCTCCGAGACGGCGGCGCCGGGGTCCGGCAGCGAGAGCCTAACGCGCAACGAGGCGGAGCTGGCGCCGTACACATTCACACCACCCCAGGCGAACGGCAGCTGCGACTGATCGTCCTGCGTGACGATCCCGGGCAGCAGCGGGTGCAGCGCCGCGTCCAGCAGCGCGGGGTGCACCACATACCGGGGCGCGTCCGCGCGGCAGTCTTCCGGAAGGAGGATCTCGGCGTACACCTCGCCGTCGCCCCGCCACACGCGGCGCATCCCCCGGAACGCAGAGCCGTACGCGTAGCCCCGGTCGATCAGCCGCTCGTAGGCGCCGTCGAGCGGCACTTCCGTAGCGCCTTCGGGCGGCCACACCGTGAGGCCCGCGGCCGCGGAGGCATCGGCTCCGGCTTCCTTCGTTCCGAGGGTTCCTTCGGCGTGCACCTTCCACGTGCGGTCCAAGTCGCCGTCCGCGTCGGCGGAACGGGAGAAGACGCTGATCTCGCGTCGACCGGCGTCGTCGGGTGTGCCCACACGTACGGACACCTGGATCCCGCCGTGCTCCGGCAGCACCATCGGCGCGATGAGGCGCAGTTCCTCGACCCGGTCGCAGCCGACTTCGTCGGCCGCGCGGGCGGCGAGTTCGAGAAGGCCCGTACCCGGCACGAGAACCATGTCGTGGATGGTGTGGTCGTTGATCCAGGGGTGGGTGTGCTGTGAGAGGTGTCCGGTGAGGACGATCTCGTCGGTGCCGGCCAGGGCGAGGGCGGCGCTGAGCATCGGGTGCTCGATGTTCTCCAGCCCGAGTGCGGCCGGGTCCGCGGGGGAGGCCGTCTCCTCCAGCCAGTAGCGCTGGCGCTGGAAGGGGTAGGTGGGCAGGGCGACACGTCGGGCGGCAGGCAGGACCATCTGCCAGTCGATGCGGACGCCACGGGTGTGCAGCTGGCCCAGGAGCAGGACGAGGGTGATGAGTTCGTCCTGCTTACGGCGCAGGGCCGGAGCCACCACACCCAGACCGCCCTCCGTCCCGGACGCGATCATGGCGCTGAGGATGCCGTCGGGGCCGATTTCCACGAAGTCGGCCACACCCTCCTTTCGCAGGGTCTGTATGGCGTCGTGGAAGCGGACGGTGTTGCGGAGTTGGTTGACCCAGTAGTCGGGTGTGGTCAGTTCGTCGGGGGTGGTGAGTGTGCCGGTGAGGGTGGAGATGAGGGGGATGGTGGGGTTGTTGAGGTTGAGGGTGGTGAGGGTTTGGCGGTATTCGTCGAGGGCTGTGTCCATGTGGGGGGAGTGGAAGGCGTGGCTGACGCGGAGGTGTGTGGTGCGCCAGCCGCGTTGTTGCCATTGGTGGTTGAGGTGGTTGAGGGTTTTGGTGTCGCCGGAGACGACGGTGGCCTGGGGTCCGTTGACTGCGGCGATGTCGATGCCGGTCAGGCCGGTGAGGTCGTGGAGGATGTCTTTTTCGGGGGCTGCGACGGCGATCATGGTGCCGTCGTTGCGGGCTGCGGCCATGAGGCGGCCGCGGGTGGTGACGAGGGTGGCGGCGTCTTTGAGGGACATGACTCCGGCGATGTGGGCTGCGGTGATTTCGCCGATGGAGTGGCCGGTGACGTAGTCGGGGCGTATTCCCCAGTTTTCCAGGGTTCGGTAGAGGGCTACTTCGATGGCGAAGAGTGCGGGCTGGGTGTATTCGGTGCGGTCCAGCAGGTCTGCGTCCGGGTCTGTCTCGGTTGCGAACATGATGTCGCGCAGGGGACGGTCCAGCAGCGGGTCGAGGTGTTTGCACACGTCGTTGAGTGCGGAGGCGAACTGGGGTATGTGGGCGGCGAGTTCACGGCCCATGCCCAGCCGCTGCGCACCCTGACCCGAGAACACGAAGCCCAGCCGCCCGGAGCGGGCGCGCTCCTGCACCACCACACCCGGATCGGACGCGCCTGTGGCCAACGCCTTCAGAGCCGCCAGCTGTTCGTCCCCGTTCCGGCCTGCGACGACCGCGCCCGCCTCGAGCAACGCACGGCTCGACACCAGCGACCAGGCCACGTCCGCCGCATCCGCCACGCCCAGGAGGCCACCACGCTCGATGTGTTCGGCCAGGCGGGCCGCCTGAGCACGCACCGCTTCCGTCGAACGCCCCGACAACACCCACGGCACCACCGCACCAACAGCCTTGTCCCGGACCTGTTCCTGCTCCCCGGATTCCTCGGGAGCCGCCTCCAGGATCACGTGTGCGTTGGTGCCGCCGAGGCCGAAGGAGGAGACGGCGGCGCGGGCGGGGCGCTCGCCGGTGTGTGGCCATGGCTGTGCTTCGAGGAGGAGTTGCATGGCGGCGGTGTCCCAGTCGATGTGGGGGGTGGGTTCATCGACGTGGAGGGTGCGGGGCAGGGTGCCGTGGCGCATGGCCTGCACCATTTTGATGACTCCGCCGACGCCGGCGGCGGCCTGGCTGTGGCCGATGTTCGATTTCAGGGAGCCGAGGTAGAGGGGGCGGTCCTTGGCGCGGTTGTGGCCGTAGGTGGCCTGCAGGGCCTGTGCTTCGATGGGGTCGCCCAGGCGTGTGCCTGTGCCGTGTGCCTCGACTGCGTCGATGTCGCCGGGGTTGAGTCCGGCGTCGGCCAGGGCGTCGCGGATGACCCGTTCCTGTGAGGGGCCGTTGGGTGCGGTGAGGCCGTTGGACGCGCCGTCCTGGTTCACGGCCGAGCCCCGCAGCACTCCCAGTACGTCGTGGCCCAGTCGTTGTGCGTCCGAGAGGCGTTCCAGCAGCAGAACTCCCGCGCCTTCGGCCCAGCCCGTGCCGTCCGCGGCCGCCGCGAACGACTTGCACCGGCCGTCGGCCGCCAGACCCCGCTGCCGCGAGAACTCCACGAACGACACGGGAGTGGACAGCACGGTGACACCGCCGGCGAAGGCCAGATCGCACTCGCCCCGGCGCAGAGCCGTCGCCCCCATGTGCATGGCGACCAGCGACGAGGAGCACGCCGTGTCCACGGACACGGTCGGGCCTTCGAACCCGAACGTGTAGGCCACTCGACCTGCGGCGATGCTGCCCATGCTGTTGCTGACGAGGTTTCCTTCGTAGCCCTCCTTGGGGAGGTTGGGACGCGCTCCGTAGTCGTGGTACATCTGGCCGACGAACACGCCGGTGCGGCTGCCGCGCAAGGTGGCCGGCACCACGCCTGCGTTCTCCATCGCCTCCCAGGTGGTCTCGAGGAGCAGCCGCTGCTGCGGGTCCGCCACCGTGGCCTCGCGCGGAGACATCCCGAAGAAGGAAGGGTCGAAGCCGCTCACGTCGTCGAGGAAGCCGCCCTCGCTCACGTACGACTTGCCCACGCTGTCCGGATCGGGGTCGTGCAGGTCTTCGCGCCAGCCGCGATCCGTCGGGAACGGTGAGACCGCGTCGACGCCCTGGTCGACCAGGTTCCACAGGCTCTCGGGATCCGTCACACCGCCCGGATAGCGGCAGGCCATCCCCACGATCGCGATCGGCTCCCGCGCCTTCTCCTCCACCTCACGCAGCCGGCCCCGCGCGTCCCGCGCATCGGCTATCGCGCGCTTGAGGTACTCCCGGAGTTCCTTCTCGTCCGCCATCAGAATCCAACCCTTCAAAGTTCATGTGTGAGGTGAAGCGGGGCGTCCGGGCAGGCGGCCGGCCGGTCAAGGCCGGCCGGCCGCCTGCCGATGCGCGGCTACTCGGCCCCGTCGACCAGCGCGAAGAGCTCTTCGTCGCTGGCGGAATCGAGGTCTTCGTCCAGCCCGGCCCCGGTCAGTTCCAAGAGCCGCTGCAGCTGTTCGGTGATCTGCCGCCGCAGCGCGTCGTCCTGCCCGACGCCGCGGATACGCCCCTCCAACTCGCCCAGGTGTGAGAGCACGGTGTCCGGGGCGTCCGCTCCTCGCGTGGCCCGGGTCATCTGGCCGATCCGGTCGGCCAGTTGCCCGTCCAGGAACCCGGCCAGTGCACCGACCGAGGGATAGTCGAAGACGACCGTGTTCGCGAACCGCACTCCGCTCACCTTGTTCAACCGGTTCCGCAACTCCACCGCGCTCAGCGAATCGAACCCCAACTCCTGGAAGGCGCGGTCCGCTTCGATCTCCCGCGGGTCCTCATGACCCAGGATGTCGGCCACCTCTTCCTGCACCAGGTCCACAAGTGCCCGCTTCCGCTCGTCCTCGTGGAGGCCCGCCAACCGCTGGAGGAGCGGGGACACCGGAGCGCTGTCGAGGGTGGTGAGCGGCGTGGGGGGTGTGGGGGTGTGCTGGACGGTGAGTTGTTGGTTGAGGAAGCCTGTCAGTGCGTCGACGGAGGGGTAGTCGAAGACGACGGTGTTGGCCAGGTGCAGTCCGCTCAGTGCGTTGAGGCGGTTGCGTAGTTCGACTGCGTTGAGGGAGTCGAAGCCCAGTTCCTGGAAGGCACGGTCGGTTTCGACTTCGCGTGGGTCCTCATGGCCCAGGATGTCGGCCACGACGCCGCGCACCAGATCGGTCAGGGACCGTTCACGCTCGTCGGGGGTCAGGCCCGCCAGCCGCGCGGTCAGTGAGTCGGCTTGCGTGCCGGGTTCGGCGGCGGCGGTGGTGGTGGTGCGTCGTCGGCGTGTTGTGGGTGTCAGTGCCTGGAGCAGTGCGGGCAGGTCGTCGCCGCGTTGGTGAAGGGCGCGGGTGTCGATGCCGGTCAGGGCCACCACCGGTTCGTCCGCCGCCAGGGCTGCGTCGAACAGGGTCA belongs to Streptomyces sp. NBC_01381 and includes:
- a CDS encoding type I polyketide synthase, which produces MADEKELREYLKRAIADARDARGRLREVEEKAREPIAIVGMACRYPGGVTDPESLWNLVDQGVDAVSPFPTDRGWREDLHDPDPDSVGKSYVSEGGFLDDVSGFDPSFFGMSPREATVADPQQRLLLETTWEAMENAGVVPATLRGSRTGVFVGQMYHDYGARPNLPKEGYEGNLVSNSMGSIAAGRVAYTFGFEGPTVSVDTACSSSLVAMHMGATALRRGECDLAFAGGVTVLSTPVSFVEFSRQRGLAADGRCKSFAAAADGTGWAEGAGVLLLERLSDAQRLGHDVLGVLRGSAVNQDGASNGLTAPNGPSQERVIRDALADAGLNPGDIDAVEAHGTGTRLGDPIEAQALQATYGHNRAKDRPLYLGSLKSNIGHSQAAAGVGGVIKMVQAMRHGTLPRTLHVDEPTPHIDWDTAAMQLLLEAQPWPHTGERPARAAVSSFGLGGTNAHVILEAAPEESGEQEQVRDKAVGAVVPWVLSGRSTEAVRAQAARLAEHIERGGLLGVADAADVAWSLVSSRALLEAGAVVAGRNGDEQLAALKALATGASDPGVVVQERARSGRLGFVFSGQGAQRLGMGRELAAHIPQFASALNDVCKHLDPLLDRPLRDIMFATETDPDADLLDRTEYTQPALFAIEVALYRTLENWGIRPDYVTGHSIGEITAAHIAGVMSLKDAATLVTTRGRLMAAARNDGTMIAVAAPEKDILHDLTGLTGIDIAAVNGPQATVVSGDTKTLNHLNHQWQQRGWRTTHLRVSHAFHSPHMDTALDEYRQTLTTLNLNNPTIPLISTLTGTLTTPDELTTPDYWVNQLRNTVRFHDAIQTLRKEGVADFVEIGPDGILSAMIASGTEGGLGVVAPALRRKQDELITLVLLLGQLHTRGVRIDWQMVLPAARRVALPTYPFQRQRYWLEETASPADPAALGLENIEHPMLSAALALAGTDEIVLTGHLSQHTHPWINDHTIHDMVLVPGTGLLELAARAADEVGCDRVEELRLIAPMVLPEHGGIQVSVRVGTPDDAGRREISVFSRSADADGDLDRTWKVHAEGTLGTKEAGADASAAAGLTVWPPEGATEVPLDGAYERLIDRGYAYGSAFRGMRRVWRGDGEVYAEILLPEDCRADAPRYVVHPALLDAALHPLLPGIVTQDDQSQLPFAWGGVNVYGASSASLRVRLSLPDPGAAVSEVSLTAVDETGALVASVESLALRPVSKEALAEAGGTRGDDQFLMKWEAVGPGTADEPTGSWAVLGDTENLLGESLPDAPAYADLAALASAVDRGEASVPAVVAAPLISGRTSASVDVAGGVRGVVGGVLQWLRTWLGDARFEDSRLIVVTRGALDAVNGEGVTDLAGAAVWGLLRSAQSEHPGRIVLADLEESPAQAGSDEVAGLLQTLAGSGLEQVAVRQGQLLAPRLVPAAATGAGPDWGEGTVLITGATGTLGAIVARHLVTEHKVQSLLLLSRSGETSPGARELRAELQELGAQVTLAACDVADRQALTDALARVPADHPLTGVVHTAGVAEDGLLSEMSQEQLERVLRPKVDGAWNLHELTRELDLKAFVLYSSLAGLFGTAGQANYAAGNTFLDALASMRRAQELPAVSMAWGLWEESSGISGDLSDTDLRRLNRMGLKAMPSSQAMTLFDAALAADEPVVALTGIDTGALHQRGDSVPALLQGLVPAQRRRRSPAGGETGGEAQALAARLAGLTPGERERVLTDLVRSVVAGILGHEDPREIETDRAFQELGFDSLNAVELRNRLNALSGLRLANTVVFDYPSVDALARLLDGQLTVQHTPAPHTLLTTLGGLEERIRGVGDDEALRRQITEQLQRLLELTGAGLDDDPDSTDDLDSASDEELFALIDGAE